A region from the Dehalogenimonas sp. THU2 genome encodes:
- a CDS encoding FAD-dependent oxidoreductase, producing MAKIDTKTAAVIVPEARVGRRTHSFGRHEEFNWSEAKCTACGRCSRICPVDAITLDRTMELTKRMRAAPCSQACPAGLDASRYVRFIAEGKFAEAAAVMRERVPFPLVLGHVCRRPCESECQRGKYEGSLLLRALKRFAAANDSGLWRQQLQIAPPTGKRAAVIGSGPAGLSIAYYLTLLGHQVTVFEALPDKGGKMLSSIPYYQLPKDVVTAEINIIESLGVEIRTNSTVESVAALLGEGFDGIALAIGVKGWGKSLKLPIPGARSEGVIDGESFIKNIETGWKIETGKRVAVLGGGSVAFKAALAAVHSGAGEVHIFGQEHTGGAEADPWEIDEALAEGVITHSSSLFYRVIAGEGRVLGVGARKIRALGYDAEGELDYDPLPAAEEVFTADYVVSALGADGAPVGPMEVGPSVFAAGDAVNEQRSVVESIAAARWVAAAMDRYFGGSGDLDQRLAPPESARALTPIREFRSKFPPAVPVKQIRADDGSLAASEQTLPATAAVADAGRCLKCDLTYELKDYRLDTGVCVFCGRCIETCYWNAITPGAGYETAKKAAEIKDAGGKRYATVLTALVAVGVVLIAAVLLSKLGEL from the coding sequence ATGGCCAAGATAGATACCAAAACCGCCGCCGTGATAGTTCCGGAAGCCCGGGTCGGACGCCGGACGCACAGTTTCGGCCGTCATGAGGAATTCAACTGGTCGGAAGCTAAATGTACAGCCTGCGGGCGTTGCAGCCGCATTTGCCCGGTCGACGCCATCACCCTTGACCGAACCATGGAACTGACCAAAAGGATGCGAGCCGCCCCCTGCTCACAAGCCTGCCCTGCGGGTCTCGACGCTTCCCGTTACGTCCGCTTCATCGCCGAAGGGAAATTTGCCGAAGCCGCAGCGGTGATGCGTGAGCGGGTGCCGTTCCCCCTGGTGCTGGGGCATGTCTGCCGGCGCCCCTGTGAGTCCGAATGCCAGCGGGGCAAGTACGAGGGGTCGCTCCTTCTGCGGGCACTCAAGCGATTTGCCGCGGCCAACGACTCGGGCCTATGGCGGCAGCAGCTTCAAATTGCTCCGCCTACCGGTAAGAGAGCGGCGGTCATTGGGTCCGGACCGGCCGGACTTTCCATCGCCTATTACCTGACGCTGCTCGGTCACCAGGTCACCGTTTTCGAAGCCTTGCCGGACAAAGGCGGCAAGATGCTGTCCAGCATACCGTACTACCAGTTGCCCAAGGATGTGGTAACTGCTGAGATCAACATCATCGAAAGCCTGGGCGTCGAGATCAGAACCAACTCGACAGTCGAATCGGTCGCGGCTCTCTTGGGTGAAGGTTTTGATGGCATAGCTTTGGCTATTGGTGTAAAGGGCTGGGGTAAATCGCTCAAGCTGCCGATCCCCGGTGCCCGGAGCGAAGGGGTCATCGACGGAGAATCATTCATTAAGAACATCGAGACCGGATGGAAGATCGAAACCGGCAAACGGGTCGCTGTACTCGGCGGCGGTTCCGTGGCTTTCAAAGCGGCACTTGCCGCGGTACACAGCGGTGCCGGCGAGGTCCATATTTTCGGCCAGGAACATACCGGCGGCGCCGAAGCCGATCCGTGGGAGATCGACGAAGCCCTGGCTGAAGGCGTCATCACCCACTCTTCATCGCTATTCTACCGGGTGATCGCCGGGGAAGGTCGGGTCTTGGGGGTGGGGGCACGTAAGATACGTGCTCTGGGTTATGATGCGGAAGGTGAACTGGATTACGATCCGTTGCCCGCTGCCGAAGAAGTTTTTACCGCTGACTACGTCGTTTCGGCCCTGGGAGCCGATGGTGCGCCGGTAGGTCCCATGGAAGTCGGTCCCAGCGTTTTCGCTGCCGGCGATGCGGTCAACGAGCAGCGCTCAGTGGTCGAGTCCATTGCCGCTGCCCGCTGGGTTGCCGCCGCCATGGACAGATACTTTGGCGGGAGTGGCGATTTAGACCAGCGATTGGCACCGCCGGAATCAGCCAGGGCGCTTACGCCGATCCGGGAGTTCCGGAGCAAATTCCCGCCCGCCGTCCCGGTCAAACAGATCCGGGCGGACGACGGCAGCCTGGCGGCTTCCGAGCAGACGCTGCCGGCCACCGCGGCCGTGGCCGACGCCGGGCGCTGTCTGAAATGCGATCTGACCTACGAGTTGAAGGACTACCGGCTCGATACCGGCGTCTGCGTGTTCTGCGGCCGCTGCATCGAGACTTGTTATTGGAACGCCATCACACCGGGCGCGGGATATGAAACAGCCAAAAAAGCGGCCGAGATCAAAGATGCCGGCGGCAAGCGCTACGCCACGGTACTGACCGCCCTCGTAGCCGTGGGGGTAGTGCTGATCGCGGCGGTCCTGCTGTCAAAGCTGGGCGAACTGTAA
- a CDS encoding 4Fe-4S binding protein encodes MARNDFWTLHGKKLLVAGVIFSFLGAWLFGELTLSTDVETYLPETMPEASSFELISSRPADNQYLFSALANGSQIGYITAGQGQGYGGPMLVTAAWDNDGTILNILVPEDQETPSWYARIFDNDYFSQYIGRTFTDPFTLGEDIDSVAGATRSARGIAQGVYDGRLLLAEHLGQPFVGQKEQIKLGPPEYLLLIGLSLVVALRIIPGLRKMRWPRNAMLWFGLIIFGIALKGMLSLINFVVFPIGYAPSPVTNLYLYILVFGIIGLALIFAKNFWCFWICPFCALQEGAYFIAGGKVRPVTRRQLALRNTRYVILWAVVILVLVFRQPQLSVFEPWNTLFSLEGNLVQWLLVVAMLGIAMFIHDFWCHYLCPVGATMDVILKIRAWFAGIFGRLTAR; translated from the coding sequence AACTAACTCTCTCAACGGATGTTGAAACCTATCTGCCAGAGACAATGCCGGAGGCAAGCTCTTTTGAGCTTATCTCAAGCCGGCCTGCCGATAATCAGTATCTATTTTCCGCCTTAGCCAATGGTTCCCAGATCGGCTATATCACTGCCGGCCAAGGTCAGGGTTACGGAGGCCCGATGCTGGTGACGGCAGCGTGGGATAACGATGGAACTATTTTAAACATACTTGTGCCAGAAGATCAGGAGACACCTAGTTGGTACGCGCGTATCTTCGATAACGATTATTTCAGCCAGTATATCGGCCGGACATTTACCGATCCCTTTACTCTTGGTGAAGATATCGATAGCGTCGCCGGAGCTACCCGTTCAGCCCGCGGGATTGCCCAGGGTGTGTATGATGGCCGTTTGTTGTTGGCCGAACATCTGGGTCAACCATTCGTCGGCCAAAAAGAACAGATCAAGCTCGGACCGCCGGAGTATCTCCTCCTCATCGGTCTCAGTTTAGTGGTGGCTTTGAGAATAATACCAGGACTTAGAAAGATGCGGTGGCCACGTAACGCAATGCTTTGGTTCGGTCTTATCATCTTCGGTATCGCACTCAAGGGTATGCTGTCTCTGATTAACTTTGTCGTATTCCCTATCGGCTACGCACCCTCACCGGTAACCAACCTGTATCTCTATATCCTGGTTTTCGGTATCATCGGGCTGGCACTGATCTTTGCCAAAAACTTCTGGTGTTTCTGGATATGCCCGTTCTGCGCTCTCCAGGAAGGTGCTTATTTTATCGCTGGCGGTAAAGTTCGTCCGGTGACCCGGCGACAACTGGCGCTACGCAACACTCGGTACGTTATCCTGTGGGCGGTGGTGATACTGGTGCTCGTTTTCCGCCAGCCGCAGCTCTCTGTGTTTGAACCATGGAATACCCTGTTCAGTCTCGAGGGTAATCTTGTTCAGTGGTTATTGGTTGTCGCAATGCTGGGAATAGCAATGTTCATTCATGATTTCTGGTGCCATTATCTCTGTCCGGTGGGCGCCACCATGGACGTAATACTTAAAATAAGGGCCTGGTTTGCCGGCATATTCGGACGGTTGACGGCACGTTAG